TTTTACGTCTTCTGCTGTGATGCTCATGGGGTTCTCCGGATGTGATGCGCAAGAGTTTAGCGTAAATCGGGAGAACGACACTTGTCCGAGTGGCAAAGCGCATGATTACCCCCTGACCGTTCAGGGGCATCCGCTGGTAAAATGCTTTTTTTCTATATCGATCCCTCTTTCCCGACCATGACACGCAAGCTGTTCGTCACCACCGCCCTGCCCTATGCCAACGCCGCCTTCCACATCGGTCACATGATGGAATACATCCAGGCCGACATCTGGGTCCGCTTCCAGCGCATGCAGAAAGATGGCAACGAGCAGCGCGTGGTGCACTTCGTCGGCGCCGACGACACCCACGGCACCCCGATCATGATCGCCGCCGAGAAGGAAGGCGTGACGCCGCAGGAATTCGTGGCCCGCATCGCCGCCGGCCGCGCCCAGTACCTGGACGGCTTCCACATCGCCTTCGACAACTGGTATTCGACCGATTCGCCGGAAAACGTCGAGCTCTCGCAGGGTATCTACCGCAAGCTGGTTGACGCCGGCCTCATCTATACCAAAACCGTCGACCGCTTCTACGATCCGACCAAGGGCATGTTCCTGGCCGACCGCAACATCAAGGGCGAGTGCCCGGTCTGCCACGCCAAGGACCAGTACGGCGACAACTGCGAAGTCTGCGGCGCCGCCTACCAGCCGACCGAACTGATCAACCCGTACTCGGTGTTCACCGGTTCGACCCCGATCCTGAAGCCGTCCGAGCAGTACTTCTTCAAGCTGTCCGACCCGCGCTGCTTCCAGTTCCTGAAGGAGTGGCTGAACACCCCGGGCCGCCTGCAGCCGGAAATGGTCAACAAGGTCTCGGAATGGCTGGGCGAGAACGGCGAAAAGCTGGCCGACTGGGATATCTCCCGTGACGCGCCCTACTTCGGCATCCCGATTCCGGATGCGCCGGGCAAGTTCTTCTACGTCTGGCTGGACGCGCCGGTCGGCTACCTGGCCTCGCTGAAGAATTACTTCGCCAAGAAAGGCATCGACTACGAAGCCTTCCTGAAAGATCCGTCGGCCGAGCAAGTTCACTTCATCGGCAAGGACATCGTGTCCTTCCACCTGCTATTCTGGCCGGCGATGCTGAACTTCTCGAACCACCCGGTGATCGACAAGCTGAAGGTGAATGTCCACGGCCACCTGACCGTGAACAACGAAAAGATGTCGAAGTCGCGCGGCACCGGCATCTCGCCGCTGCGCTACCTGGAACTGAAGATGAATCCGGAGTGGCTG
This window of the Massilia sp. WG5 genome carries:
- the metG gene encoding methionine--tRNA ligase — translated: MTRKLFVTTALPYANAAFHIGHMMEYIQADIWVRFQRMQKDGNEQRVVHFVGADDTHGTPIMIAAEKEGVTPQEFVARIAAGRAQYLDGFHIAFDNWYSTDSPENVELSQGIYRKLVDAGLIYTKTVDRFYDPTKGMFLADRNIKGECPVCHAKDQYGDNCEVCGAAYQPTELINPYSVFTGSTPILKPSEQYFFKLSDPRCFQFLKEWLNTPGRLQPEMVNKVSEWLGENGEKLADWDISRDAPYFGIPIPDAPGKFFYVWLDAPVGYLASLKNYFAKKGIDYEAFLKDPSAEQVHFIGKDIVSFHLLFWPAMLNFSNHPVIDKLKVNVHGHLTVNNEKMSKSRGTGISPLRYLELKMNPEWLRYYLAFKLNSKVEDLDFTGEDFVARVNSDLIGKYVNIASRCAGFIAKKFDGKLATELSPKAHEWIARALSGEDGERQAAIAASYEAREFGRALREVMAIADVANQYVDENKPWLLAKDETKTAELHEVCTTALILFRQLTIMLSPVLPHVAGRVQEFLGDAAFSWDDTKGENVYDTVLGRSIGAYSHLMQRVDAKMVEDLFDKPAAVPAAAPAAAPAPAAAASAGNAEAVGTAGDIEELAPEISIDDFTKVDLRVAKIVNCEHVEGSSKLLRLTLDVGEGRLRNVFSGIKSAYQPEQLIGKLTVMVANLAPRKMKFGVSEGMVLCASSKDEKTNPGLYLLEPVSGAQPGMRIR